One genomic region from Phragmites australis chromosome 1, lpPhrAust1.1, whole genome shotgun sequence encodes:
- the LOC133914986 gene encoding hypersensitive-induced response protein 1-like, whose protein sequence is MGASSSTSIHSVDVAHLLCCTCVEQSTVAMEETCGRYDAVLSPGCHFMPWCVGRRVAGYLSLRVQQLDVRCETKSKDNVFVTVVASVQYRALADKAYDAFYRLSNAREQIQSYVFDVIRASVPNMNLDQVFEQKNEVARAVEEELAKAMTMYGYEIVQTLIVDIEPDEVVKRAMNDINAASRLRVAAAERAEAEKIQLVKRAEGEAESKYLAGVGVARQRQAIVEGLRRFVPDEKNVMDMVLGTQYFDTIREIGATSRAATVFIPHGPVAVHDMAAQVRDGVLHAAAAAHVSGAGAR, encoded by the exons ATGGGCGCGTCGTCGTCGACATCGATCCACTCGGTGGACGTGGCGCATCTGCTGTGCTGCACGTGCGTGGAGCAGTCGACGGTGGCGATGGAGGAGACGTGCGGGCGGTACGACGCCGTGCTGTCCCCGGGGTGCCACTTCATGCCGTGGTGCGTCGGCCGCCGGGTCGCCGGCTACCTCTCCCTCCGCGTGCAGCAGCTCGACGTCCGCTGCGAGACCAAAAGCAAGGACAACGTGTTCGTCACCGTGGTGGCGTCCGTGCAGTACCGCGCCCTCGCGGACAAGGCCTACGACGCCTTCTACCGGCTCAGCAACGCCCGGGAGCAGATTCAGTCCTACGTCTTCGACG TGATCCGGGCGAGCGTGCCGAACATGAACCTGGACCAGGTGTTCGAGCAGAAGAACGAGGTGGCGcgcgcggtggaggaggagctggcCAAGGCCATGACCATGTACGGCTACGAGATCGTGCAGACGCTCATCGTGGACATCGAGCCCGACGAGGTGGTGAAGCGCGCCATGAACGACATCAACGCCGCCTCCCGTCTGcgtgtggcggcggcggagcgcgCCGAGGCGGAGAAGATCCAGCTGGTGAAGCGCGCCGAGGGGGAGGCCGAGTCCAAGTACCTGGCGGGCGTCGGCGTGGCGCGGCAGCGGCAGGCCATCGTGGAGGGCCTCCGCCGGTTCGTGCCCGACGAGAAGAACGTCATGGACATGGTCCTCGGCACGCAGTACTTCGACACCATCAGGGAGATCGGGGCAACCTCACGCGCCGCGACCGTCTTCATCCCGCATGGGCCCGTTGCCGTACACGACATGGCCGCGCAGGTCCGTGACGGCGTGCTccacgccgccgcggccgcgcacGTCTCCGGCGCCGGAGCCAGGTGA
- the LOC133884018 gene encoding hydroxyproline O-galactosyltransferase GALT2-like, protein MRARGGQVIFLPCGLVAGSFITVVGTPRTVQEYMPQLARMHQWDSTVLVSQFMVELQGPRAFDAEDPPRILHLNPRLRGLEPAPRHRAQYLLQDAVGRRPTLRWVTTRGQRGCNERCTYFGDQQWPEGAERISFQMQAARFQFVHTRWTVDPTIPSSAICTSKVPTSS, encoded by the exons ATGCGCGCACGGGGCGGGCAGGTCATCTTCCTGCCCTGCGGCCTCGTGGCCGGCTCCTTCATCACCGTCGTCGGCACGCCCAGGACCGTGCAGGAGTACATGCCGCAGCTCGCGCGGATGCACCAGTGGGACAGCACCGTGCTCGTCTCGCAGTTCATGGTCGAGCTGCAGGGGCCACGCGCCTTCGACGCCGAGGACCCACCTAGGatactccacctcaaccccagGCTCAGGGGACTGGAGCCAGCACCCCGTCATCGAGCACAATATCTGCTACAGGATGCAGTGGGGCGCCGCCCAACGTTGCGATGGGTCACCACCCGAGGACAACGAGG ATGCAATGAGAGGTGTACATACTTTGGAGATCAGCAATGGCCGGAGGGCGCAGAGCGCATCAGCTTCCAGATGCAAGCAGCCAGATTCCAGTTCGTGCACACCAG ATGGACAGTGGACCCAACCATACCAAGCTCAGCCATCTGCACCTCAAAGGTTCcaacttcttcatga